A portion of the Bacteroides faecium genome contains these proteins:
- the pflB gene encoding formate C-acetyltransferase — translation MELNKIFKDGLWSSEINVRDFVSHNITPYYGDASFLEGPTERTKAVWNICLEALAEERANNGVRSLDNATVSTISSHKAGYIDKENELIVGLQTDELLKRAIKPFGGINVVSKACHENGVEVDDRVKDIFTHYRKTHNDGVFDVYTEEIRSFRSLGFLTGLPDNYARGRIIGDYRRMALYGIDRLIEAKKEDLHNLTGPMTDARIRLREEVAEQIKALKEMKVMGEYYGLDLSRPAYTAQEAVQWVYMAYLAAVKEQDGAAMSLGNVSSFLDIYMEYELSKGTITESFAQELIDQFVIKLRMVRHLRMQSYNDIFAGDPTWVTESLGGRLNDGRTKVTKTSFRFLQTLYNLGPSPEPNLTVLWSPELPEGFKEFCAKVSIDTSSIQYENDDLMREVRQSDDYGIACCVSYQEIGKQIQFFGARCNLAKALLLAINGGRCENTGTVMVKNIPVLTSDTLKFEEVMDNYKKVLIEIARVYNEAMNIIHYMHDKYYYEKAQMALVDTNPRINLAYGVAGLSIALDSLSAIKYAKVTARRNDIGLTEGFDIEGEFPCFGNDNDKVDHLGVDLVYFFSEELKKLPVYKNARPTLSLLTITSNVMYGKKTGATPDGRAKGVAFAPGANPMHGRDKNGAIASLSSVAKLRYRDSQDGISNTFSIVPKSLGATAEDRIDNLVTMMDGYFTKGAHHLNVNVLNRDMLYDAMEHPEKYPQLTIRVSGYAVNFVKLSREHQLEVISRSFHERM, via the coding sequence ATGGAATTAAATAAGATCTTTAAAGACGGTCTTTGGAGCAGCGAAATCAACGTCAGGGATTTCGTAAGTCATAACATTACTCCGTATTACGGAGATGCTTCTTTCCTCGAAGGACCCACCGAACGCACAAAAGCCGTATGGAACATCTGCCTCGAAGCACTGGCAGAAGAAAGAGCAAACAACGGCGTCCGCTCACTTGATAATGCTACCGTATCTACCATCTCGTCTCACAAAGCCGGATATATCGACAAGGAAAACGAACTGATTGTCGGTCTGCAAACAGATGAACTGCTGAAACGTGCCATCAAGCCTTTCGGCGGTATCAACGTAGTGAGCAAGGCTTGCCACGAAAACGGTGTGGAAGTGGACGACCGCGTAAAAGACATATTCACTCACTACCGCAAGACACACAACGACGGCGTATTCGACGTATATACCGAAGAAATCCGCTCGTTCCGCTCACTGGGATTCCTTACCGGACTTCCTGACAACTACGCCCGCGGACGTATCATCGGCGACTACCGCCGTATGGCTCTTTACGGTATCGACCGACTGATTGAAGCCAAGAAAGAAGACCTTCACAACCTGACCGGCCCGATGACCGACGCCCGTATCCGCCTTCGCGAAGAAGTGGCAGAGCAAATCAAAGCACTGAAGGAAATGAAAGTAATGGGCGAATACTACGGACTCGACTTGAGCCGCCCCGCCTACACTGCACAAGAAGCCGTTCAATGGGTATATATGGCTTACCTTGCTGCCGTTAAGGAACAAGACGGAGCAGCCATGTCACTAGGAAATGTTTCTTCTTTCCTCGACATCTACATGGAATATGAACTGAGCAAAGGAACCATCACCGAATCTTTCGCACAGGAACTTATCGACCAGTTCGTCATCAAACTGCGCATGGTACGCCATCTGCGCATGCAATCATACAACGATATCTTTGCCGGCGACCCGACCTGGGTAACCGAATCTCTGGGTGGACGTCTCAACGACGGACGCACCAAAGTGACAAAGACTTCCTTCCGCTTCCTGCAAACACTGTACAACCTCGGCCCTTCACCGGAACCGAACCTGACTGTATTGTGGAGCCCGGAACTGCCGGAAGGTTTCAAAGAATTCTGTGCAAAGGTATCTATCGACACTTCTTCCATCCAGTACGAAAACGACGACCTGATGCGCGAAGTACGCCAGTCGGACGACTACGGAATCGCCTGCTGTGTATCTTACCAAGAGATAGGAAAGCAAATCCAGTTCTTCGGCGCACGCTGCAACCTGGCTAAAGCCCTGCTGCTTGCCATCAACGGCGGACGTTGCGAAAACACAGGTACAGTCATGGTGAAAAATATCCCCGTACTGACCAGCGACACGCTGAAATTCGAAGAAGTAATGGACAACTACAAGAAGGTATTGATTGAAATCGCCCGTGTTTACAACGAAGCGATGAACATTATCCATTATATGCACGATAAGTATTACTACGAAAAGGCACAGATGGCTCTCGTAGATACCAACCCGCGCATCAACCTTGCATACGGCGTAGCCGGACTTTCCATCGCGCTCGACTCACTGTCAGCTATCAAATATGCGAAAGTCACTGCCCGCCGCAACGACATCGGCCTGACGGAAGGTTTCGACATCGAAGGCGAATTCCCTTGCTTCGGAAATGACAATGACAAGGTAGACCACCTGGGCGTTGACCTGGTATATTTCTTCAGCGAAGAATTGAAGAAGTTGCCTGTTTACAAGAATGCCCGTCCTACCCTTTCATTGCTGACAATCACTTCTAACGTGATGTACGGTAAAAAGACCGGAGCCACTCCCGACGGACGCGCCAAAGGCGTTGCCTTCGCTCCGGGTGCCAATCCGATGCACGGACGCGACAAGAACGGTGCTATCGCCTCTCTGAGCTCCGTAGCGAAACTTCGTTACCGTGACTCACAAGATGGTATCAGCAACACCTTCTCCATCGTTCCGAAATCACTGGGAGCTACCGCAGAAGACCGTATAGACAACTTGGTCACTATGATGGACGGCTACTTCACCAAAGGCGCTCACCACTTGAACGTAAACGTTCTGAACCGTGACATGCTTTATGACGCAATGGAACATCCTGAGAAATATCCGCAGCTTACAATCCGCGTTTCCGGTTATGCCGTAAACTTCGTGAAGTTGAGCCGCGAACACCAACTGGAAGTTATCAGCCGTAGCTTCCACGAACGTATGTAA
- a CDS encoding helix-turn-helix domain-containing protein, which yields MLRNFVILFPAFVSLFWALLFMMRWKRNSRSQNIWAVALLLLSNSMSIAALYWHDYEDYSLIYKLDVLETISTLSFIPVVFLYFERLTGVKKKGQIFRKILLFIPPVLMGGSTVLFYLIVGEERAAEFFKYIVEHDGALSPGFYEYRYVYMCINVYTYSAFLVVQAVLVFIYAGRNILMYRKQLDDFFSNLEGKSMDHHRATLKGLMLFLILVIAIAGSGNLLYVDFGFMVLVFLFLLGGVIFYLCYHVYFISYSADNFIMELKLSDEEALENGYGIMGEDDFGNADTGNMLRAKLLPQLTQVIEEDKVYLQNDLRLDDLARLLHTNRTYISRFIKEEFQCNFSEFINRKRIEYAQELFRESPEMTQEQIAEMSGFTHASSFSRVFKQCAGMTFREFQKGH from the coding sequence ATGCTGAGAAATTTCGTCATATTGTTTCCTGCATTTGTTTCATTATTTTGGGCGTTGCTCTTTATGATGAGATGGAAGCGTAATTCCCGTTCGCAAAACATATGGGCTGTGGCTCTGTTGCTTTTGTCCAACTCCATGTCCATAGCGGCTCTTTATTGGCATGATTATGAAGATTATAGTCTTATATATAAATTGGATGTGCTCGAAACAATTTCTACTCTTTCGTTTATTCCGGTGGTTTTCCTGTATTTTGAGCGGTTGACAGGAGTGAAAAAGAAAGGACAGATTTTTAGAAAGATTCTGCTTTTCATACCGCCTGTCCTTATGGGTGGTTCGACTGTTCTTTTCTATCTGATAGTCGGTGAGGAGCGGGCGGCTGAGTTTTTCAAATATATCGTGGAGCATGACGGGGCGTTGTCTCCCGGGTTTTATGAATACAGATATGTCTATATGTGTATTAATGTCTATACGTACAGTGCATTTCTGGTTGTTCAGGCGGTGCTCGTTTTTATCTATGCCGGACGCAATATTTTAATGTATCGCAAGCAGTTGGATGATTTCTTTTCCAATCTTGAGGGAAAATCAATGGACCACCATCGTGCTACTTTGAAAGGGCTTATGTTATTTTTAATACTTGTGATTGCTATTGCCGGGTCGGGGAATTTGCTGTATGTCGATTTTGGTTTTATGGTTCTTGTCTTTTTGTTCCTGTTGGGGGGAGTTATTTTCTATCTCTGCTATCATGTATATTTCATTTCTTATTCTGCCGACAATTTTATTATGGAATTGAAACTCTCTGATGAAGAAGCACTGGAGAATGGATATGGGATAATGGGTGAGGATGATTTTGGAAATGCTGATACTGGAAATATGCTCCGCGCAAAGTTGCTTCCCCAACTGACGCAGGTAATTGAAGAAGATAAGGTGTATTTGCAGAACGATCTTCGGCTGGATGACCTTGCACGGCTGCTCCATACGAATCGAACCTATATTTCACGTTTTATCAAAGAGGAATTTCAGTGTAACTTTTCTGAGTTCATAAATAGGAAACGGATTGAATATGCACAAGAACTGTTTCGTGAGTCTCCCGAAATGACGCAGGAGCAAATAGCCGAAATGTCAGGATTCACACATGCTTCTTCTTTCAGCCGTGTGTTCAAGCAATGTGCGGGAATGACTTTCAGGGAATTTCAGAAAGGGCATTAA